In Thermococcus celericrescens, the genomic stretch AATCTGCGGGAAAACCTACGACGAACCGGTTCAGAGGTGTGAATGCGGCGAGCCTGTGGAGTTCGAAAGATTCACGGGCGAGCCATACATAGGGAAGAGCGTCTGGGAGCGGTTCTGGGACTTCTGGCCGGTGGAACCGGTTCTGGAACTTTCCCTCGGCGAAGGCGACACACCACTGGTTGAGTCCCGGCTCGGCAAAGAGCTCGGAATCCGGCTCTACCTCAAGAACGAGACCGTAAACCCGACATGGAGCTTCAAGGATAGGGGGACGTTTCTGGCCATCAGCCATGCCCTCAAGGCCGGCTACAGAGCTGTCGGAACGGTATCGACCGGCAACATGGCGGCGAGCGTTTCGGCCTACGCTTCCCGCTTTGGAGTAGAAGCCAAAATCCTCGTCTCTGAAAACGCGAGCGACGAGAAGCTGAAGGCCGTTTGGGTTTACGGCGGCGAGGTCATCAGAGTCCACGGCGACTACGGGAGGCTCTACTTCGAGAGCCTGAAGCTAGGAGAAAAGCTCGGGGTCTATTTTATCAACTCGGACAACCCCTTCCGGATCGAGGGCTACAAGGGCATAGCGTTCGAGATAGCCGAGGAACTGAGCCCGGACTACGTTCTAATCCCGACCAGCTCAGGCGGCCTTTTCCGCGGAATCGCCAAGGGCTTCATCGAGCTCCACGAGAGCGGGCTCATCGATGGGCTTCCAACCCTTATCGCGGTTCAGGCCGAGGGCTGCTCACCGATATGCAGGGCTTTTGATGAGGGCAGGGCAAAAATCGAGCGCTTTGAGAGTCCCAAAACGGTAGCCAAGGCCATAGCCAACCCATATCCGCCGAGCGGGAACACGGTTCTGAGGCTCATGCAGGACTTCGACTGGAAATGTATGGCCGTTTCCGACGAGGAGATACTCGAAGCGCAGAGGAAGCTCGCCGGTGAAGGCCTCTTCGTCCAGCCGGCGAGTGCTACGGGTATAGCAGCACTGGAGAAGCTCGACCTTCCAAGCGGAGCCAAGGTCGTCTCGATACTCACTGGCTCCGGGTTGAAGACTCTCTCGACGGCAGGGCAGGGTAAGGTGAGGGAGTG encodes the following:
- the thrC gene encoding threonine synthase, translating into MRLVCSICGKTYDEPVQRCECGEPVEFERFTGEPYIGKSVWERFWDFWPVEPVLELSLGEGDTPLVESRLGKELGIRLYLKNETVNPTWSFKDRGTFLAISHALKAGYRAVGTVSTGNMAASVSAYASRFGVEAKILVSENASDEKLKAVWVYGGEVIRVHGDYGRLYFESLKLGEKLGVYFINSDNPFRIEGYKGIAFEIAEELSPDYVLIPTSSGGLFRGIAKGFIELHESGLIDGLPTLIAVQAEGCSPICRAFDEGRAKIERFESPKTVAKAIANPYPPSGNTVLRLMQDFDWKCMAVSDEEILEAQRKLAGEGLFVQPASATGIAALEKLDLPSGAKVVSILTGSGLKTLSTAGQGKVRECPLEGLENCIKNDS